The proteins below come from a single Nocardiopsis gilva YIM 90087 genomic window:
- a CDS encoding carbon-nitrogen hydrolase family protein, which produces MTSASDRTGSRTGPDAAGAAPALRIALDQGTGASGDVESALRRLDERARAAAEAGARLLIGPEMSMTGYNIGADIDRLAEPADGPLHAEVARIAAATGVALLYGHPEREDGRVYNTVRLIDGSGAPLAGYRKNHLFGDLDRDAFAPGDTPLVQATLDGLRLGLLICYDVEFPEMVRAHALAGTELLLVPTALMRPYTSVATTIVPARALENGLFAAYVNRCDREGELDYCGLSCLIGPDGGEILRAGPDEELLVADVDPAALREARAAAPYLDDRRPELYASLTDG; this is translated from the coding sequence ATGACCAGTGCTTCGGACCGGACGGGGTCCCGCACGGGCCCGGATGCGGCCGGCGCGGCACCAGCGCTGCGCATCGCCCTGGATCAGGGCACCGGCGCCAGCGGCGACGTCGAGAGCGCCCTGCGGCGCCTGGACGAGCGCGCCCGCGCGGCGGCCGAGGCCGGAGCGCGGCTGCTGATCGGCCCGGAGATGTCGATGACCGGCTACAACATCGGCGCGGACATCGACCGCCTGGCCGAACCGGCCGACGGCCCTCTGCACGCGGAGGTCGCCCGGATCGCCGCCGCGACCGGCGTCGCCCTCCTCTACGGGCACCCCGAGCGCGAGGACGGGCGCGTGTACAACACGGTCCGCCTCATCGACGGCTCCGGTGCGCCCCTCGCCGGATACCGCAAGAACCACCTCTTCGGCGACCTCGACCGCGACGCGTTCGCCCCCGGCGACACCCCGCTGGTCCAGGCCACCCTCGACGGGCTGCGGCTGGGCCTGCTCATCTGCTACGACGTTGAATTCCCCGAGATGGTGCGGGCGCACGCCCTGGCCGGCACCGAGCTCCTGCTGGTCCCCACGGCGCTGATGCGGCCCTACACCAGCGTCGCCACCACCATCGTCCCCGCCCGCGCGCTGGAGAACGGCCTCTTTGCCGCCTACGTCAACCGCTGCGACCGCGAAGGCGAGCTGGACTACTGCGGTCTGAGCTGCCTGATCGGCCCGGACGGCGGCGAGATCCTGCGGGCCGGTCCCGACGAGGAGCTGCTGGTCGCCGACGTGGACCCCGCCGCCCTGCGCGAAGCGCGCGCGGCCGCGCCCTACCTCGACGACCGCCGCCCCGAGCTCTACGCCTCGCTCACCGACGGCTGA
- a CDS encoding type II toxin-antitoxin system VapC family toxin encodes MSYLVDTNVISELRKSAPDPRAQLWRSSVSSEEIYTSVLVIGEIRRGIERLRRRDPAQADAFDRWLDQIRVSYSERVLPITNEIAEEWARMNVPDPMPVIDGLLAASAKVHGLTLVTRNTKDVMRPGVNLFDPVTFGT; translated from the coding sequence GTGAGCTATCTCGTCGACACCAACGTGATTTCGGAGCTGCGGAAGTCCGCCCCCGACCCTCGGGCCCAGCTCTGGCGGTCCAGCGTCTCCTCGGAGGAGATCTACACCAGCGTCCTCGTCATAGGAGAGATCCGGCGCGGTATCGAACGCCTGCGACGGCGTGATCCCGCGCAGGCGGACGCGTTCGACCGCTGGCTCGACCAGATCCGCGTCTCCTATTCCGAGCGGGTTCTGCCGATAACCAACGAGATCGCCGAGGAGTGGGCCCGGATGAATGTTCCCGACCCCATGCCGGTGATCGACGGCCTCCTGGCCGCATCCGCAAAGGTGCACGGGCTCACCCTCGTCACCCGGAACACCAAGGACGTCATGCGTCCCGGTGTGAACCTTTTTGACCCCGTCACCTTCGGCACGTAA
- a CDS encoding alpha/beta fold hydrolase, with the protein MQCARLVVPLDRDAEESDAVVEIALSRVPAREKAANVLLVNPGGPGSRGRFLAADVARNLPDDLRDTYDVIGFDPRGTGASKPALTCDPDFFAPPRPDTVPRTAEDEDLLVKRAKAYAGACDRAGGALLAHMRTTDSAHDIDAIRAALGRDRVDYFGYSYGTYLGAVYATLYPERVRRLVLDSVVHPGRGWYRGNLEQSRSLNDAAGGFFDWIARHDATYGLGDSAAEVAGRYYATRSALGKKPADDRIGPTELESTYMVATYAAPAWPLLARALADMANDDDPERLIAAFDRLGETAEDEPAFAGYLATECTDAPWPRSWPTWRADGTRVHAEAPFLGWHNIWYNASCAFWPAEAGEWFQVDGSRVRSALLIHATEDGPTPLDGAYAMHRRFPTSRLVIEDGGRSHGVALSGNECVDDTLFAYLRDGQLPQASRAFDDVDQVCGALPEPEPRASKGKEAESDTRSAPVPGASDPAAFGRDSVASPRRPAFPSISAVPSTNR; encoded by the coding sequence ATGCAGTGCGCCCGCCTTGTGGTGCCGCTGGACCGCGACGCCGAGGAGAGCGACGCCGTGGTCGAGATCGCGCTGTCCCGCGTCCCCGCGCGCGAGAAGGCCGCCAACGTGCTGCTGGTGAACCCCGGCGGGCCGGGGAGCCGCGGCCGGTTCCTCGCCGCCGACGTCGCCCGGAACCTCCCCGACGACCTGCGCGACACCTATGACGTCATCGGGTTCGACCCGCGGGGCACCGGAGCGAGCAAGCCCGCCCTCACCTGCGACCCGGACTTCTTCGCGCCGCCCCGGCCCGACACCGTCCCCCGCACCGCCGAGGACGAGGATCTCCTGGTCAAGCGGGCCAAGGCCTACGCCGGAGCGTGCGACAGAGCCGGTGGGGCGCTGCTCGCGCACATGCGCACGACCGACAGCGCGCACGACATCGACGCCATCCGCGCGGCGCTCGGACGCGACCGCGTCGACTACTTCGGCTACTCTTACGGCACCTACCTCGGCGCCGTCTACGCGACGCTCTACCCCGAGCGGGTGCGGCGGCTGGTGCTCGACAGCGTCGTGCACCCGGGCCGGGGCTGGTACCGGGGCAACCTGGAGCAGAGCAGGTCGCTGAACGACGCCGCGGGCGGGTTCTTCGACTGGATCGCCCGCCACGACGCCACCTACGGCCTCGGGGACTCCGCCGCCGAGGTGGCCGGCCGGTACTACGCGACGCGGTCCGCCCTGGGGAAGAAGCCCGCCGACGACCGGATCGGCCCCACGGAGCTGGAGTCCACCTACATGGTGGCGACCTACGCCGCCCCGGCCTGGCCGCTGCTGGCGCGCGCCCTGGCCGACATGGCCAACGACGACGATCCGGAGCGGCTCATCGCGGCCTTCGACCGGCTGGGGGAGACCGCGGAGGATGAACCGGCCTTCGCCGGATACCTCGCCACGGAGTGCACCGACGCGCCCTGGCCCCGGTCGTGGCCGACGTGGCGCGCCGACGGCACCCGGGTGCACGCCGAGGCGCCGTTCCTGGGGTGGCACAACATTTGGTACAATGCGTCGTGCGCGTTCTGGCCGGCCGAGGCGGGCGAGTGGTTCCAGGTCGACGGCTCGCGGGTGAGGAGCGCCCTGCTGATCCACGCGACGGAGGACGGTCCCACGCCACTGGACGGCGCCTACGCGATGCACCGGCGTTTCCCCACGTCCCGGCTGGTCATCGAGGACGGGGGCCGCTCCCACGGGGTCGCGCTCAGCGGCAACGAGTGCGTGGACGACACCCTGTTCGCCTACCTGCGCGACGGGCAGCTGCCGCAGGCCAGCCGCGCGTTCGACGACGTGGACCAGGTCTGCGGCGCCTTGCCCGAGCCGGAGCCCCGGGCGTCGAAGGGGAAGGAAGCGGAATCGGACACGCGCTCGGCGCCGGTTCCCGGCGCATCGGACCCCGCGGCATTCGGGCGCGATTCCGTTGCTTCTCCACGTCGACCCGCATTCCCGTCTATTTCGGCGGTTCCGAGCACCAATCGGTGA
- a CDS encoding amino acid permease yields MQLVEDTAQKQAVAPAPPGIGARIKRCKPVERLVDETGQGQGGSLKRSMGLAQLTMISIGATLGTGIFVVLGEAVPVAGPAVILAFVIAGVTALFSALAYAELAGMIPASGSAYSYTYATMGELVAWVCGWCLMLTYGVSVAAVAVGWGEYINQLLYLVTGVALPDSLAQPPGADGGIINLPAAVVVVLAMVALLVGIRESAWLNGLMVVIKLGVLAMFVVIAMTAVQDGNFAPFMPLGMAGVSAAGATLFFSYIGFDAASTAGEEAKNPQRDLPRAIMLSMIIVTALYCLVAFAAVGAVPWTIFEDTEATLAQILTDVTGTPIWSVVFAIGAVVAIASVVLVVLYGQTRILFAMSRDGLIPKIFSKVDANGTPRWNTIILTVFIAVLAALVPLGHLADATSIGTLFAFALVNIAVLELRRTRPELKRDFRVPFSPLTPVLGVLSCAYLMLSMGLATWLTFGVWLAVGLAIYFGYSMRRSQLEAEAMEAPAVREP; encoded by the coding sequence ATGCAGTTGGTCGAGGACACCGCGCAGAAACAAGCCGTGGCTCCGGCGCCGCCCGGGATCGGTGCGCGCATCAAGCGGTGCAAGCCGGTGGAACGGCTGGTCGATGAGACCGGTCAGGGCCAGGGCGGCAGCCTGAAGCGATCGATGGGCCTGGCGCAGCTGACGATGATCAGCATCGGCGCCACCCTGGGCACCGGCATCTTCGTCGTGCTCGGAGAGGCGGTTCCGGTCGCCGGGCCGGCCGTCATCCTGGCGTTCGTCATCGCCGGCGTGACCGCGCTCTTCTCGGCGCTCGCCTACGCCGAGCTCGCCGGAATGATCCCGGCCTCCGGCTCGGCCTACTCCTACACCTACGCCACCATGGGCGAACTCGTCGCCTGGGTGTGCGGCTGGTGTCTGATGCTCACCTATGGCGTGTCGGTGGCCGCCGTCGCCGTCGGCTGGGGCGAGTACATCAACCAGCTGCTGTACCTGGTGACCGGTGTCGCGCTTCCGGACTCCCTCGCCCAGCCGCCCGGCGCCGACGGCGGGATCATCAACCTGCCCGCGGCCGTGGTGGTCGTGCTCGCGATGGTCGCGCTGCTGGTCGGCATCCGCGAGAGTGCCTGGCTGAACGGCCTCATGGTCGTCATCAAGCTCGGCGTGCTGGCCATGTTCGTGGTCATCGCCATGACCGCGGTGCAGGACGGCAACTTCGCCCCCTTCATGCCGCTGGGCATGGCGGGCGTGAGCGCCGCCGGTGCGACCCTGTTCTTCTCCTATATCGGGTTCGACGCCGCCTCCACCGCCGGTGAGGAGGCGAAGAACCCCCAGCGCGACCTGCCGCGCGCCATCATGCTCTCGATGATCATCGTGACCGCGCTGTACTGCCTGGTGGCCTTCGCCGCCGTGGGCGCGGTGCCGTGGACCATCTTCGAGGACACCGAGGCGACCCTCGCGCAGATCCTCACCGACGTGACGGGCACGCCCATCTGGTCGGTCGTCTTCGCCATCGGCGCGGTCGTCGCGATCGCCAGTGTCGTCCTGGTCGTGCTCTACGGCCAGACCCGGATCCTGTTCGCGATGTCGCGCGACGGGCTCATCCCGAAGATCTTCTCCAAGGTCGACGCCAACGGCACGCCGCGCTGGAACACCATCATCCTCACCGTGTTCATCGCCGTGCTCGCCGCCCTGGTGCCGCTCGGGCACCTGGCCGACGCCACCAGCATCGGCACCCTGTTCGCCTTCGCCCTGGTCAACATCGCCGTGCTGGAGCTGCGCAGGACGCGCCCGGAGCTGAAGCGCGACTTCCGGGTGCCGTTCTCCCCCCTCACCCCGGTCCTGGGCGTCCTGAGCTGCGCCTACCTGATGCTGAGCATGGGGCTGGCCACCTGGCTGACCTTCGGGGTGTGGCTGGCCGTGGGGCTGGCGATCTACTTCGGCTACAGCATGCGCAGGTCCCAGTTGGAGGCCGAGGCCATGGAGGCCCCGGCCGTCCGGGAGCCGTAG
- a CDS encoding Lrp/AsnC family transcriptional regulator, whose translation MRLDRVDERIIAILGADARTSFADIGSAVGLSASAVKRRLDRLVESGAVRGFTVILEPAAIGWTTEAFIEVYCRPRTSPAEIRAGLAGYAEVTSACTVTGEADAMVQVRARDMHHLEETIERICAEPFVVRTKSTLVLSRLVDQSMLSGSAGDAADASADPSGGQSSGSSTGAMSS comes from the coding sequence TTGCGTTTGGATCGCGTCGATGAGCGGATCATCGCCATCCTCGGCGCCGACGCGCGCACCAGTTTCGCCGACATCGGTTCGGCCGTGGGCCTCTCCGCCTCGGCCGTGAAGCGGCGGCTCGACCGGCTGGTGGAGTCCGGCGCGGTGCGCGGGTTCACGGTCATCCTGGAACCGGCCGCCATCGGGTGGACCACCGAGGCGTTCATCGAGGTGTACTGCCGACCGCGCACGTCGCCCGCCGAGATCAGGGCGGGGCTGGCCGGCTACGCCGAGGTGACGTCGGCCTGCACCGTCACCGGTGAGGCCGACGCCATGGTCCAGGTCCGGGCCCGGGACATGCACCACCTGGAGGAGACGATCGAGCGCATCTGCGCCGAGCCGTTCGTCGTCCGCACGAAGAGCACGCTGGTGCTGTCCCGGCTGGTCGACCAGTCGATGCTGAGCGGGTCGGCCGGTGACGCCGCCGACGCGTCGGCCGACCCGTCAGGGGGTCAGTCCTCGGGCAGTTCCACGGGCGCGATGTCGTCGTAG
- a CDS encoding type II toxin-antitoxin system Phd/YefM family antitoxin → MSWQLQEAKQRFSEVARRAKDDGPQIVTRHGEEDVVVMDVTEYRRLLGRTKDFKELLFDGPGLEDLDLTRPAELPREIDLGDAS, encoded by the coding sequence ATGAGCTGGCAGCTCCAAGAAGCGAAACAGCGCTTCAGCGAGGTCGCCCGCCGGGCGAAGGACGACGGACCACAGATCGTTACCCGGCACGGCGAAGAAGACGTCGTCGTCATGGACGTCACTGAGTACCGGCGCCTCCTTGGCCGCACCAAGGATTTCAAGGAGCTCCTGTTCGATGGCCCTGGCCTGGAGGACCTCGACCTGACACGCCCAGCGGAGCTGCCGAGGGAGATCGACCTCGGTGACGCCTCGTGA
- a CDS encoding M50 family metallopeptidase codes for MVTLLTTLGIILFFLGLLFSIAWHELGHLGTAKMFGIRCTQYMVGFGKTLWSRKVGDTEYGVKLVPLGGYVRMVGMIPPAAKKGDASGKPMSRWRAMIEDAREASNVEIEPGDEDRQFYQRAPWKRLIVMVGGPAMNLVLAVILFSIVLMGIGVMQPTTTIGSVSECVVPADAQSAECPKDAPPSPAAAAGFEAGDEIVKVGDTPTPTWEAANLAIRDSIGPTDIEVRRDGATVTLTPDLIENQVIARDADGEIIYKTDADGDRLKDDMGYNVPALQTAGFLGITFSSERQAMGLGDSAAFMGDMVVGVGNALISLPSKVDDVFGAAFLGEKRTVDSPVGIVGASRIGGEILSQPIPIVDRGAFLLNMLAGVNLFLFAFNMLPILPLDGGHIVGALWESLRRNVARLFRRPDPGPFDVAQLMPVAYIVVACFVAFSLMLLVADVVNPVRLVQ; via the coding sequence ATGGTCACGCTTCTGACCACGCTCGGGATCATCCTGTTCTTCCTCGGGCTCCTGTTCTCCATCGCCTGGCACGAGCTCGGGCACCTCGGCACCGCGAAGATGTTCGGCATCCGGTGCACCCAGTACATGGTCGGCTTCGGCAAGACCCTGTGGTCGAGGAAGGTGGGCGACACCGAGTACGGCGTGAAGCTGGTCCCGCTCGGCGGCTATGTGCGGATGGTGGGGATGATCCCACCGGCCGCCAAGAAGGGCGACGCCTCCGGCAAGCCGATGTCGCGGTGGCGGGCGATGATCGAGGACGCCCGCGAGGCGAGCAACGTCGAGATCGAACCGGGCGACGAGGACCGCCAGTTCTACCAGCGCGCGCCGTGGAAGCGGCTCATCGTGATGGTGGGCGGTCCGGCGATGAACCTCGTCCTCGCGGTCATCCTGTTCTCGATCGTGCTCATGGGCATCGGCGTCATGCAGCCCACCACCACCATCGGGTCCGTCAGCGAGTGCGTCGTCCCGGCCGACGCGCAGTCGGCGGAGTGCCCGAAGGACGCGCCGCCGAGCCCGGCCGCCGCGGCCGGATTCGAGGCCGGCGACGAGATCGTCAAGGTCGGCGACACGCCCACCCCCACCTGGGAGGCGGCCAACCTGGCGATCCGCGACTCCATCGGCCCGACCGACATCGAGGTGCGGCGCGACGGCGCGACCGTGACGCTCACCCCGGACCTGATCGAGAACCAGGTCATCGCGCGCGACGCCGACGGCGAGATCATCTACAAGACCGACGCGGACGGCGACCGGCTCAAGGACGACATGGGCTACAACGTCCCCGCCCTGCAGACCGCCGGGTTCCTCGGGATCACCTTCTCCTCCGAGCGCCAGGCGATGGGGCTGGGCGACAGCGCCGCCTTCATGGGCGACATGGTGGTCGGCGTCGGCAACGCGCTGATCTCGCTGCCGTCCAAGGTCGACGACGTGTTCGGCGCGGCCTTCCTCGGCGAGAAGCGCACGGTGGACTCCCCGGTGGGCATCGTGGGCGCCTCGCGGATCGGCGGCGAGATCCTCTCCCAGCCGATCCCGATCGTGGACCGGGGGGCGTTCCTGCTGAACATGCTGGCCGGGGTCAACCTGTTCCTGTTCGCCTTCAACATGCTGCCGATCCTGCCGCTGGACGGCGGGCACATCGTGGGGGCGCTGTGGGAGTCGCTGCGCCGCAACGTGGCGCGGCTCTTCCGCCGCCCCGACCCCGGCCCGTTCGACGTCGCCCAGCTCATGCCGGTCGCCTACATCGTGGTGGCGTGCTTCGTCGCGTTCAGCCTGATGCTGCTCGTCGCCGACGTGGTCAACCCGGTACGCCTGGTGCAGTGA
- the ispG gene encoding flavodoxin-dependent (E)-4-hydroxy-3-methylbut-2-enyl-diphosphate synthase yields MTIDLGMPSAPVRPLATRRQSRQIMVGNVPVGGDAPVSVQSMTTAVTADINSTLQQIAELTATGCQIVRVAVPTADDAEALPIIAKKSQIPVIADIHFQPKYVFAAIDAGCAAVRVNPGNIKKFDDKVGEIAKAASDAGVPIRIGVNAGSLDKRLLAKYGKATPEALVESALWECSLFEEHGFRDIKISVKHNDPVVMINAYRQLAEACDYPLHLGVTEAGPAFQGTIKSSVAFGALLAEGIGDTIRVSLSSPPAEEVKVGIQILESLGLRERGLEIVSCPSCGRAQVDVYTLAEEVTAGLEGMDVPLRVAVMGCVVNGPGEARDADLGVASGNGKGQIFVKGEVIKTVPESKIVETLIEEAMRLAEEMKDAGTESGEPSVAVAD; encoded by the coding sequence GTGACCATCGATCTTGGAATGCCTTCCGCGCCCGTGCGCCCGCTCGCGACGCGGCGCCAATCGCGGCAGATCATGGTCGGGAATGTGCCCGTCGGGGGCGACGCCCCGGTGTCGGTGCAGTCGATGACGACAGCGGTGACCGCGGACATCAACTCCACGCTGCAGCAGATCGCCGAGCTCACGGCCACCGGCTGCCAGATCGTGCGGGTGGCGGTGCCCACCGCTGATGACGCCGAGGCGCTGCCGATCATCGCCAAGAAGTCGCAGATCCCGGTGATCGCCGACATCCACTTCCAGCCCAAGTACGTCTTCGCCGCGATCGACGCGGGCTGCGCGGCGGTGCGGGTCAACCCGGGCAACATCAAGAAGTTCGACGACAAGGTCGGCGAGATCGCCAAGGCCGCCAGTGACGCCGGGGTGCCCATCCGCATCGGCGTCAACGCCGGGTCGCTGGACAAGCGGCTGCTGGCCAAGTACGGCAAGGCCACGCCCGAGGCACTGGTGGAGTCGGCGCTGTGGGAGTGCTCGCTGTTCGAGGAGCACGGCTTCCGCGACATCAAGATCTCGGTCAAGCACAACGACCCGGTCGTGATGATCAACGCCTACCGCCAGCTCGCCGAGGCCTGCGACTACCCGCTCCACCTGGGCGTCACCGAGGCCGGCCCGGCCTTCCAGGGCACCATCAAGTCCTCGGTGGCCTTCGGCGCGCTGCTGGCCGAGGGCATCGGCGACACCATCCGGGTGTCGCTGTCCTCGCCTCCGGCCGAGGAGGTCAAGGTCGGCATCCAGATCCTGGAGTCGCTGGGCCTGCGTGAGCGGGGCCTGGAGATCGTCTCCTGCCCGAGCTGCGGCCGGGCCCAGGTCGATGTCTACACGCTGGCCGAGGAGGTCACGGCCGGTCTGGAGGGCATGGACGTGCCGCTCCGGGTGGCCGTGATGGGCTGCGTGGTCAACGGGCCGGGCGAGGCGCGCGACGCCGATCTGGGCGTGGCCTCCGGTAACGGCAAGGGCCAGATCTTCGTCAAGGGCGAGGTCATCAAGACCGTGCCGGAGTCCAAGATCGTGGAGACCCTGATCGAGGAGGCCATGCGCCTGGCCGAGGAGATGAAGGACGCCGGGACGGAGTCGGGCGAGCCCAGCGTCGCCGTCGCGGACTGA
- a CDS encoding flavin monoamine oxidase family protein — MTSAVPTAVPSADAAAGSAEKSPLKPLNMCGPDFPFAYDEFLAHPAGLGSVPADHHGTEVAVIGGGLSGIITAYELMKMGLKPVVYEADEIGGRLRTARFPGVTDAAEDVVAEMGAMRFPPSSTSFFHYADKMGLRTTPFPNPLAPDTPSTVVDLKGEAHYARTTDDLPEVYGAVARAWNETLERGSRHSEMQQAIRDRDVARMKEIWNELVAKLDNQTFYGFLCDSPAFSSFRFREIFGQVGFGTGGWDTDFPNSILEILRVTYTGADDDHLSIVGGCQQLPLRLWEDVPDKLVHWPEGTSLASLHEGGPRPAVTGLRRTAAPGGRGPGNITVTDASGSIRTYPAAVFTAQSWMLLSKIECDEDLLPIDHWTAIERTHYMESSKLFVPVDRPFWRDIDPATGRDVMSMTLTDRMTRGTYLLESEGDGPAAICLSYTWCDDSLKWLPLSATERMEVMLNSLAKVYPGVDVRSHIIGDPVTVSWEDEPYFMGAFKANLPGHYRYQRRLFTHFKQDRLDDRHRGLFLAGDDISWTAGWAEGAVQTALNAVWGVMSHLGGATDPLNPGPGDRYDDIAPVELPED, encoded by the coding sequence ATGACGTCTGCCGTGCCCACCGCCGTGCCCAGCGCCGACGCGGCCGCCGGGTCCGCGGAGAAGTCGCCGCTGAAGCCGCTCAACATGTGCGGTCCCGACTTCCCGTTCGCCTACGACGAGTTCCTGGCCCACCCGGCCGGACTCGGTTCCGTGCCCGCCGACCACCACGGCACGGAGGTCGCGGTCATCGGCGGCGGCCTCTCCGGCATCATCACCGCCTACGAGCTGATGAAGATGGGCCTCAAGCCCGTCGTGTACGAGGCCGACGAGATCGGCGGGCGGCTGCGCACCGCGCGTTTCCCCGGCGTGACGGACGCAGCCGAGGATGTCGTGGCGGAGATGGGCGCCATGCGCTTCCCGCCGTCCTCGACCTCGTTCTTCCACTACGCCGACAAGATGGGGCTGCGCACCACCCCGTTCCCCAACCCGCTGGCCCCCGACACCCCCAGCACCGTGGTCGACCTCAAGGGCGAGGCGCACTACGCCCGCACCACCGACGACCTTCCCGAGGTCTACGGCGCGGTCGCCCGCGCCTGGAACGAGACCCTGGAGCGGGGCTCCCGGCACAGCGAGATGCAGCAGGCCATCCGCGACCGCGACGTCGCGCGGATGAAGGAGATCTGGAACGAGCTCGTCGCGAAGCTGGACAACCAGACCTTCTACGGCTTCCTCTGCGACTCCCCGGCCTTCTCCTCCTTCCGCTTCCGGGAGATCTTCGGCCAGGTCGGCTTCGGCACCGGCGGCTGGGACACCGACTTCCCCAACTCGATCCTGGAGATCCTCCGGGTCACCTACACCGGCGCCGACGACGACCACCTCAGCATCGTCGGCGGCTGCCAGCAGCTCCCGCTGCGGCTGTGGGAGGACGTCCCCGACAAGCTCGTCCACTGGCCCGAGGGCACCAGCCTCGCCTCGCTGCACGAGGGCGGCCCGCGCCCGGCGGTGACCGGGCTGCGCCGCACCGCCGCGCCGGGCGGGCGGGGGCCGGGGAACATCACCGTCACCGACGCCTCCGGCTCCATCCGCACCTACCCGGCCGCGGTCTTCACCGCGCAGAGCTGGATGCTGCTCAGCAAGATCGAGTGCGACGAGGACCTGCTGCCGATCGACCACTGGACCGCGATCGAGCGCACCCACTACATGGAGTCGTCCAAGCTGTTCGTGCCGGTCGACCGCCCGTTCTGGCGCGACATCGACCCCGCCACCGGACGCGACGTCATGAGCATGACGCTCACCGACCGGATGACCCGCGGCACCTACCTGCTGGAGAGCGAGGGCGACGGCCCCGCCGCGATCTGCCTCTCCTACACCTGGTGCGACGACTCGCTGAAGTGGCTCCCGCTCTCGGCCACCGAGCGCATGGAGGTCATGCTCAACTCGCTGGCCAAGGTCTACCCGGGGGTGGACGTCCGGTCGCACATCATCGGCGACCCGGTCACCGTCTCCTGGGAGGACGAGCCCTACTTCATGGGCGCGTTCAAGGCCAACCTGCCGGGGCACTACCGCTACCAGCGCCGCCTGTTCACCCACTTCAAGCAGGACCGCCTGGACGATCGGCACCGCGGCCTGTTCCTCGCGGGCGACGACATCTCGTGGACCGCCGGGTGGGCCGAGGGCGCCGTGCAGACCGCGCTCAACGCCGTGTGGGGCGTGATGAGCCACTTAGGCGGCGCCACCGACCCCCTCAACCCGGGGCCGGGCGACCGCTACGACGACATCGCGCCCGTGGAACTGCCCGAGGACTGA
- a CDS encoding GNAT family N-acetyltransferase, whose translation MLRTSSVRVLGERDRAAVHALLDSDPVGNVFVSSRVRATGLDAGRLGTEVWGYIERGAISALCYSGANLVPVSASSAAIRQFSDHARWQGRRCSSIVGPVDQVAEMWERLGPVWGPARAIRANQPVMELAGEPLVASDPLVRRVRVSEIGILVPACVAMFTEEVGVPPDAGDGGALYRARVEELVRTRRAFARIEDGRIVFKAEVGAVTPYACQIQGVWVHPDLRGQGYAAGGVAAVARMARAEIAPRVTLYVNDFNAPARATYRRVGFREVGAVMSVLF comes from the coding sequence GTGCTGCGGACCTCGTCGGTGCGCGTCCTCGGCGAGCGCGACCGCGCCGCCGTGCACGCGCTGCTCGACTCCGACCCGGTCGGGAACGTCTTCGTCAGTTCCCGGGTGCGCGCCACCGGACTGGACGCCGGGCGGCTCGGCACCGAGGTGTGGGGCTATATCGAGCGCGGCGCGATCTCGGCGCTGTGCTATTCGGGCGCCAACCTCGTGCCCGTCAGCGCGTCGTCCGCGGCCATCCGCCAGTTCTCCGACCACGCCCGCTGGCAGGGGCGGCGCTGCTCGTCCATTGTCGGGCCGGTCGACCAGGTCGCGGAGATGTGGGAGCGGCTCGGCCCGGTGTGGGGTCCCGCCCGCGCCATCCGCGCCAACCAGCCGGTCATGGAGCTGGCCGGCGAGCCGCTGGTCGCGTCCGACCCGCTGGTGCGCCGGGTCCGGGTGAGCGAGATCGGGATCCTGGTCCCGGCGTGTGTCGCGATGTTCACCGAGGAGGTGGGGGTGCCGCCGGACGCCGGGGACGGCGGTGCGCTCTACCGCGCCCGGGTGGAGGAACTCGTCCGCACCCGACGGGCGTTCGCGCGCATCGAGGACGGACGCATCGTGTTCAAGGCGGAGGTCGGCGCCGTCACGCCCTACGCCTGCCAGATCCAGGGCGTGTGGGTCCATCCCGACCTGCGCGGCCAGGGGTACGCCGCGGGCGGCGTGGCGGCCGTCGCGCGCATGGCGCGGGCGGAGATCGCGCCGCGGGTCACCCTGTACGTCAACGACTTCAACGCCCCGGCGCGGGCCACGTATCGGCGTGTCGGCTTCCGCGAGGTGGGCGCCGTGATGTCGGTGCTGTTCTGA